Proteins encoded together in one Pseudomonas arsenicoxydans window:
- a CDS encoding transglycosylase SLT domain-containing protein — protein sequence MRSRLFSLLSCLILSAAAVQTAQAVDLSTQRQYYDEAKRALAKGDTGPYFRYSQALSDYPLEPYLAYDELTARLKTASNAEIEKFLAEHGDLPQANWMKLRWLRWLAERGDWATFVKYYDPKLNFTELDCLNAQYQIGHNQKTEGYANANKLWLTGKSQPAACDALFGQWAAEGQLTEQKRWERAKLAAQARNYPLANSLVSGLTTLAPRGRLLVDVAQKPELLNQPSRFTPADEPMSDVVSLGLRRLARQDPDKAMDLLDGYASSMHFSRDEKVAIAREIGLTLARRFDPRALDVMTKYDPELRDNTVSEWRLRLLLRLARWDDAYQLTRRLPQDLAITNRWRYWQARSLELAQPQNPEAQTLYKNLARERDFYGFLAADRSQSPYSLANKPLVLSQALMNKVRNTPGVRRALEFHARGQIVDGRREWYHVSRHFNRDEMVAQAKLAYDLKWYFPAIRTISQAQYWDDLDIRFPMAHRETMVREAKVRGLHSSWVFAITRQESAFMDDARSGVGASGLMQLMPGTAKETARKFSIPLASPQQVLDPDKNIQLGAAYLSQVHSQFNGNRVLASAAYNAGPGRVRQWLRGADHLSFDVWVESIPFDETRQYVQNVLSYSVIYGQKLNSPQPLVDWHERYFDDQ from the coding sequence ATGCGCAGTCGCCTTTTCAGTCTTTTATCTTGTTTGATTCTCTCTGCCGCTGCCGTTCAGACCGCCCAGGCGGTGGACCTGTCTACCCAACGACAATATTACGATGAGGCCAAGCGTGCCCTGGCCAAGGGCGATACCGGCCCTTATTTCCGCTACAGCCAGGCCCTCAGCGATTATCCGCTGGAACCGTACCTGGCTTACGATGAACTGACCGCTCGGCTGAAAACCGCCAGTAATGCCGAGATCGAAAAATTCCTCGCCGAACACGGCGACCTGCCGCAGGCCAACTGGATGAAACTGCGCTGGTTGCGCTGGCTGGCCGAGCGCGGTGACTGGGCGACCTTCGTCAAGTACTACGATCCCAAGCTCAACTTCACGGAGCTGGACTGCCTGAACGCGCAATATCAGATCGGTCACAACCAGAAAACCGAAGGCTACGCCAACGCGAATAAACTCTGGCTGACCGGCAAATCCCAGCCCGCTGCCTGCGATGCACTGTTTGGGCAATGGGCCGCCGAAGGCCAGTTGACCGAACAGAAACGCTGGGAGCGCGCCAAGCTTGCCGCCCAGGCGCGCAACTATCCGTTGGCCAACAGTCTGGTCAGCGGCCTGACCACCCTGGCCCCTCGAGGCCGCCTTCTGGTTGATGTGGCGCAAAAACCCGAGCTGCTCAACCAGCCTTCGCGCTTCACCCCGGCCGACGAGCCGATGTCTGACGTGGTCAGCCTCGGCCTGCGCCGCCTGGCCCGCCAGGATCCCGACAAGGCGATGGACTTGCTCGATGGCTATGCCAGCAGCATGCACTTCTCCCGTGATGAGAAAGTGGCCATCGCCCGTGAAATCGGCTTGACCCTCGCCCGTCGGTTCGACCCGCGTGCGCTGGACGTCATGACCAAATACGATCCCGAGCTGCGCGACAACACCGTGTCGGAATGGCGCCTGCGTCTGTTGCTGCGTCTGGCCCGCTGGGACGATGCGTATCAACTGACCCGCCGCTTGCCTCAGGATCTGGCGATCACCAATCGCTGGCGCTACTGGCAGGCTCGCAGCCTGGAACTGGCGCAGCCGCAGAACCCGGAAGCGCAAACGCTCTACAAGAATCTTGCTCGTGAGCGCGACTTCTACGGCTTCCTTGCCGCCGACCGTTCGCAGTCTCCGTATTCGCTGGCGAACAAGCCGCTGGTGCTGAGCCAGGCATTGATGAACAAGGTGCGCAACACCCCAGGCGTTCGTCGCGCCCTGGAGTTCCACGCTCGCGGGCAGATCGTCGATGGGCGCCGTGAGTGGTATCACGTCAGCCGACACTTCAATCGAGATGAAATGGTCGCCCAGGCAAAACTGGCCTACGACCTGAAATGGTATTTCCCGGCGATCCGCACCATCAGCCAGGCGCAATACTGGGACGATCTGGACATCCGCTTCCCGATGGCCCACCGCGAAACCATGGTGCGTGAAGCCAAGGTCCGCGGCCTGCACTCGAGCTGGGTGTTTGCCATCACTCGCCAGGAAAGCGCCTTCATGGACGACGCCCGCTCCGGCGTCGGCGCCAGCGGCCTGATGCAACTGATGCCGGGCACCGCCAAGGAAACCGCGCGCAAATTCAGCATCCCCCTGGCCTCGCCGCAACAAGTGCTCGACCCGGACAAAAACATCCAGCTCGGCGCCGCCTACCTGAGCCAGGTTCACAGTCAGTTCAACGGCAACCGCGTCCTCGCCTCCGCCGCCTACAACGCCGGCCCTGGCCGCGTTCGTCAGTGGTTGCGTGGCGCCGATCACCTGAGCTTCGACGTGTGGGTGGAGAGCATCCCGTTCGACGAAACCCGCCAGTACGTGCAAAACGTGTTGTCGTACTCGGTGATCTACGGCCAGAAACTCAACTCGCCACAACCACTGGTGGATTGGCACGAGCGGTATTTTGACGATCAATAA